CTTTCCTCTTTCCAAGACCAACCGGACCCCCCCTCGGCCCTAGACCTCCTGGAAAAGCACGACCGCAGCGTACTGCTGAGCTGGACCCCTGGAGAAGACAACGACAGCCCCATACAAGGTACAGCCCCACCCAGTACCACACTGCAGCCATCTCCAGCACAAGGCAAAGCAAATTAAATCACAACAGGCCTGGAGCTACCTCACTGGTGTTTCAACAACAAATATTTACAGCTAACCAGTATAATAAAACACAGAAGCTCGTCCCAGGCTGAAGTTTCTACTGTGTCTTTTTAACTGCTACTTCTAAGTGATATTTTCTGCCTTAATGACCGTTTACCGCAGACTCTAGCTAGAAGGGACAGCTCTAGCTAGAGAGACTGACCTCTGCAATCCAGGACTTGCCATACTCACAGTGTACATGTTTTTCGTATTACTGGAATATTATTCCTTTGCTAAAGCTCAAATAGTTGTTTACATCAGCTGTAgcctctgctggtttttgttgttacttatttagtcaattaaagcagttactGTCATTCACCTCACCTGATTTCTTGGATGtaaattggttgctgattttaaggtgaaaacagaaaacagcagaACCTGCGAATCTTCAAGACTAGGGTTGCGGAACCCTGCTTctgtacaaaatgtactgaaactACATGTTACCTGTATGACACACTACTCAGTACACCTGGATGCTCCAGCAGCATTTCTGGTTTTCCAGGTGTCCTCTATCTCAGCGGTGGTGTTGTGATAAATCCCTctgtacctccctctctccccagagATTGTGGTGGAGTTGGAGGAGCAGATGTTTGGGGCTGGTAAATGGGAAGAGGCGATGCAGGTCGCAGGGGATGTAGACAAGGCTGAGGTCACGTTGCGACCCTTTGGCACCTACCACTTCCGGGTCGTTGCTGTCAATGAAGTGGGGAGGAGCCACCCCAGTGAGGTCTCTGAAGCACATAccacgccccctgctggtgagaATCGGAAAGGTGGCAGTGCCACATTCACTGCCATACACAATGTCAAtgcgtatgtgagtgaatgggtcaGTGAATGCATGTCGATTTGAGAGTCAGTTAAACGATTTAGGTGTCAGTGGTATGCAAATAAACCTGCTAGTGAATGTGTCAGTATACTGCATTATATCTGTGAATGTGCTAGGGTAGGAAAAATATGAGTCAATGTATGTCAGTATGTATACCAGTGAAGGTGTCAATGAATATCTGTCAGTTTGTACgtcagtgtatgtgtctgcgtgtatgacagcaaatgtgtttgtgaatgtactTCAGCatgtgtcagtgaatgtgtgCCAGCCCATCATGTGAGTGaatgcatgtcagtgtgtgtcagtgtgtgtcagtgtgtgtcagtgtgtgacagtgtgtgtcagtgtgtgtcagtgtgtgacagtgtgtgtcagtgtgtgacagtgtgtgacagtgtgtgacagtgtgtgtcagtgtgtgtcagtgtgtgtcagtgtgtgacagtgcacATCTCTCCCCTCTGCAGCTCCAGAGAGTAACCCCAAGGGAGTGCAGAGCAAGTCAACTGAGCCTGATGAACTGGTGATCACGTGGGAGGTGAGATAATTGGCAGAAATCCCATCAACCTCATGTTGATTGGAGCTACCACACGCTGTCAATCACTGGTCCCTATGATTTGAAAGCCTTTGTTCTGCGCTGTAAAAACAATATTCTTGAAATTAAGTGCCTCATGAAAGCTCTACTCAATGATTATGgaaatatacaaatgtattgGTTTCTTGCATTATCCTGGACAGTCACAGGGCCTGCTAGTTTTCTCATCACTAATTGATTAGTTCACGCTGGTGATAACACAGTttactcacctcacctggattCTTGGATTttaactggctgctgatttCAAGATGAAAGCCAGTGTTGCAGACCCCTGTCCTAATTCAACACCATCTTTCTTCAGCATCCCCACTGCCCTGCCCCACTACCTACATCCCCTTCATAGCAAACTGTACAGCTACTGTATGACATGTTATCATACTCTGCCTGCAGGAAATGGAGAAGAAGGACTTCTTTGGGTCTGAGTTTCAGTACAAAGTGATGTGGAGGAAGGCAGGCAGCCATCAGGACTCTCAGTGGGAACACAGAATGGCTATCACCCCTCCCCTCACTGTTTCCAATGCTGGAGCCTTCACAGCCTATCAGATTAAAGTTCAGGCGATCAATGAAAAGGGGGATGGGCCAGAGCCCAGCCCTGTCATTGGACACTCTGGAGAAGATTGTGAGTTTAACagcctatttaaaaaaaaaacgatctTTTTCTTCCTTTACTCCCTTTACTGgtctttcatgttttcatttattctttCAATTTCTAAATTTTCTTTGCAGGTTCAATCAGCTAGTTTCTCATTATCATCACTTTTAGTATCAGTTATGACGATAATGTTTTTGAATACatgtctccctccttctctccttctcctcctttctcCCACAGTTCCTCTGGAGCCCCCTATGGATGTTGGGGTGATTCTTTTAAACAGCACTACTGTGAGAGTGAAGTGGGCCCCCATAGATCAGGAGTCAGTGCGAGGTCGTCTCCACGGATACACGGTAATGAAGGGGACGGCTCGTTAAAACCTACCTGCTCCTGATGACAATCTTCTTTCCTTTCCCTCCATCGAGAACCTTCctctgtctcctttcctttttcAACATTTCTCATCACCCTctacctcctctcctccgtcGCTCTGTGCAGGTGCACCTGTATAAAGGTCACACGGGGAGGGGGCGCAGGGGGGAAGACGAGACCATTTTGGTGGTGCAGACGCGGCCCAACGAGGAGACCAAGCTGTTGGAGGGGCTGCAACCCTTCTCTCCCTACCGTGTCACCGTCGCCGTCTTCAACAGCAAGGGGGAGGGGCCGCACTCCGACCCCTTAGCTTTCTACACGCTGGAGGGAGgtgagagcggggagagagagacggacagagggagagggaaagggtaGGGACATTGAAAAGTGtgttcttccatgaagacctaTGGGCCAAATGGTCTTTGGAgcatacagtaaatgcatgtgtgcgtttTCATTCTGCATTTGCTAATGTGATATTTGGCTCTGCATTTAATAAGTTTTCACTTATTGTAGACTTGTGTATGTGATTATGGTTGTGTGTCCACAGTGCCCAGTAAGCCCACGTCTCTGAGGCTCGACAGCccgtcagagagagagatgacccTGCACTGGACTCCGCCTGCTCAGGTCAACGGCATTCTGACTGGATACCAGCTGCAGTACCATGAGAGTGCGTACCACTGCCtgcctgactgtctgtctgtctgtacctcCTACAGAACCTGTAGTGTCTGTCTGTACCTCCTACAGTACCaacagtgtctgtctgtctgtatctccTACAGAACCAACagtatctatctgtctgtacCTCCTACAGAAACTacagtgtctgtctgtacctCCTGAGGAACTgacagtgtctgtctgtctgtacctcCTACAGAACCAACAGCGtcttgtctgtctgtatctccTACAGAACCAacagtgtctgtctgtacctCTTGAGGAACTGACAGTGCCTGCTTGTCTGTTCATACTACAGAACCAAtaatgtctgcctgtctgttcaTACTACAGAACCAAtaatgtctgcctgtctgtaccTGCTACAGAACCAAtactgtctgcctgtctgtaccTGCTACAGAACCAATAATGTCTTCCTGTCTGTACCTGCTACAGAACCAAtaatgtctgcctgtctgtaccTGTTACAGAACCAAtaatgtctgcctgtctgtaccTGCTACAGAACCAAtaatgtctgcctgtctgtaccTGCTACAGTACCAGCCGTGTTTGCCATTCTGTTTGTACTATAAAACTGTTTGTCTCTACCTACTAGAGTAGCTACGACAGACTACTtttttccttccttccctctctcccactctcacccctctttccctctctccctctctctccctctctttactctctcccttctttcctctctctccctctaccactctctccctctctcctctcccttagTTGGCGAGGGCAGGGATAACCATCATGTGGTGAAAATAGACCCGACAGCTTCTCACTTCAGCGTGGGGGACCTGGACCCCCACAGCCACTATGTCTTCTCCCTGCGTGGCAGCACCTCAGCTGGGGAAGGGGATGCCATCGTCAAGGAGGGCGCCACCTTGCTGGAGGGAGGTGGGAGTGCAGGGCTGATAGCAGCTCTATTAGAAATGTCTGCTtgccaagaaaaataaattcaaaatagCCAGTAAATATAATACAAGCCAGTAAATATTGGCAAGCACAGAAATTTACAGAACATGcagcaatgaaaaaatatatttctaggTTAATAAATGTACTTAAGGCATCAAACAGATGCTTTGTTTCTGGATGGTTCACCTCTGgtgtgtttttctctccctctgtccctccatcTCTGTGCATTTTCTCCTATATTCAGTCCCTCCAACCAACATCAACACGTCCATCGGAGAGATGTCAGTCAACGTAAGCTGGGTGGCAGGAGCACGCTACAGAAACGCGGTGTTCCACATCTTCCACAAAAAAGTTGGCGGTGAGGAAGAGGGTGTGGGTCAGAGTCAATCTGAGGGGCAGTGTCAGAGCTTCATGACTGTCTTCCACAGCCATCTTAACTGTCTTCCTGCCTATGCCACTGCATAGCAACATGGTCACACCTTCACAAGGCCATTGTGCTCCTCTTTGTCAGTTAAGCTGTTGTTCTTGATCGCGTTGCATGCTGAACCGATTGACCTACAGCATGTTTGTATTGATTTTAGTCTGTGCTGTACTGATTGTGCTGTTGTAGCACGGTTGTTACAGTTGTGAGGAGTGTTGTTTCTATTTTTCTCTGCACTAACTGTGCTGTTGTAGCCATTATGGTGTAGCTCTTAGCTATGTGGGACAAGTAGTTGTTGTGTTGTCTCCTTTTACGGCTGACAGGAAGTATTTTTTgcgttgggtttttttttgggatgGATGATCTGCACAAACCGATTATACGTTCTCTGTTGTATAGAGAGTGAGTTTTTATAGTGCTGTTGTTGCTGTAGATTGAGGTGGCAGAGAGTTTTGATTGTATTATTGTTCATTATGTGTCGATGACAGTGAGCATTGATTATCCtgttgtgtattgtgttgtaCAATGacggtttttgtgtttttacagtgtgtgttgtgtgcacaaCAATGAGCCTTGATTGTGTTGTACAATGACAATATGTATTGTGTGTTATTTTGATGACATTAATGTATTCTTTCTTCTGTGTTATGTAGATGCAGAGTGGATTGACTCAGTGGAGCTGAACACCACTCAGTCGGTCTATGAGCTGCAGAACCTAGACCCTGGCTCAGAGTACCAGCTTCATTTCGTGTTCAATGAGAGCAAGTTCTGGGAAGTGAAGATCGTGACGAATGGAGAGAACAAGGACGGCGGTACGGCGCTCATGTGCGATCGTCTGCCCTGCCTGTCTCAGATGCGTGTACAGTGATTAGCAGAGTATTTATCTCTTTGTGTGTTCTCTTCCTCAGGGAAGTGGAGGCCATCGAGGGGCTTTGCCACAGAGGGCTGGTTTATTGGGGTAATCAGCGCCCTTGTGCTGCTGCTTCTGGTACTGCTCATCCTCTGTTCTGTCAAACGGAGCAAGGGCGGCAAGTACTCAGGTAAAACTGCCACTGTCAGCACAGCCTCTCTTATCTTTACACCTGCAGCACTGCCACTCATCTTTACACCTGCAGCACTGCCTCATATTTACACCTGCAGCACTGCCTCATCTTTACACCTCCAGCACTGCCTCATCTTTACACCTGCAGCACTGCCTCATATTTACACCTGCAGCACTGCCATGCTCATCTTTACACCTGCAGCACTGCCTCATCTTTACACCTGCAGCACTGCCTCATATTTACACCTGCAGCACTGCCATGCTCATCTTTACACCTGCAGCACTGCCTCATCTTTACACCTGCAGCACTGCCTCATCTCTACACCTGCAGCACTGCCTCATATTTACACCTGCAGCACTGCCTCATCTTTACACCTGCAGCACTGCCTCATCtttacacctgcagcacagcctCATCTTTACACCTGCAGCACTGCCTCATCTTTACACCTGCAGCACTGCCTCATATTTACACCTGCAGCACTGCCTCATATTTACACCTGCAGCACTGCCACTCATCTCTACACCTGCAGCACTGCCTCATCTTTACACCTGCAGCACTGCCTCATCTCTACACCTGCAGCACTGCCTCATATTTACACCTGCAGCACTGCCTCATCTTTACACCTGCAGCACTGCCACTCATCTCTACACCTGCAGCACTGCCTCATCTTTACACCTGCAGCACTGCCACATCTCTACACCTGCAGCACTGCCTCATATTTACACCTGCAGCACTGCCACTCATCTCTACACCTGCAGCACTGCCTCATCGTTACACCTGCAGCACTGCCTCATCTCTACACCTGCAGCACTGCCATGCTCATCTTTACACCTGCAGCACTGCCTCATATTTACACCTGCAGCACTGCCACATCTTTACACCTGCAGCACTGCCTCATATTTACACCTGCAGCACTGCCACATCTTTACACCTGCAGCACTGCCTCATATTTACACCTGCAGCACTGCCATGCTCATCTTTACACCTGCAGCACTGTTATATACTGTACCTAcagcacacctgcagcacaTATGATATGTACACCTGAAAACACATTGGCAGCATGGGCAGACCTACTTACAGTACAACACATAATGTCTCACCTGCAGTGAAGGACAAGGAAGCGGGCCAGGTGGACTCTGAGGCTCGGCCAATGAAAGACGATACCTTTGGAGAGTACAGGTATGTTTGTCAAAGAAGCTATGAGTGTTCAGGTATGTTTGTGAGAGATTTTCAAAGACTTTCTGATTATTGGTTTACTATCTCTTGTTTCTCTCTACAGGTCCTTGGAGAGGTATGTAATTGTGTTGTAGGCTGCTTCCTGTGAGATAGACTGTTACCCTGTTTGGTAGACTGCCTCTGCATGCTTCTATTATCCTGTATCTGTCCCTTTTTCCCTCAATGTCTGCATGTAGGAAAACATTCACTTACTACACAAACCTACTACCACATGCTTAAGCTATTCCGCCACAACAACCCAAAAAgcttgctcactctctctgtatctctctccgtCTTGTtcgggctctctctctcttgctctctcttgctGATTCTATTGCATAAATTcagttcacaaataaaatgtgctaaGCATTGCCAAGTACTTGTAAAATAATCTGAACTAcctaatttatatatttacactgCACTGTAGTTAGCCCTGGGTTATACGTGGCTCCAGGATAAGGATAACGCAGAGCTAGTGTAGCCTGTGTACTCACTAGCATTTGTTAACCCTGGTTCACATTGGTTATTTTTGGCACTGTGCTTGGGGATATTTCTGGGGCTAACCCCCTGAAATTGGTGCTTCCCCTGCTCTGGTCAACTATCCCAGGGCTAAGGTTGGTGCTAGCTCACTTTAGAAAGTGCAAGTGTGAACTCTCATTTAAAATCTCTTTTAGCCCAGGGCTAAGGACAATGTGAATAGACCTaatgtcacagttttttttatttatctcatACTAGCTGTCAAATTAGACAAGAGAAATACTCAACTGACAGTCTGTTGTCTTTCAGTTCTACTATGTtcagttattttctgttctaTCCAGCTCCATTCTGTTAAATTACATAATGTGCCTTTGttgataaaacaaataattgtaCAGCCATATTTAAAAcaatctctttctcactccttttccctctgtctttctctctgtctcactctttcactctctcccttcctaaaaTACACATTTGCATGATAAGACAACTTGTGTTACAAAAGCTTGAATACACAGACGACAGATAACAGAACAACACCTACAACACAACACCAATCTCCCTCCTGAAAAAGGTCTcctttccctgtctctccctccttatttcgctctcttcctcctttcttcctccctctttttCCGCGTCAGTGACAATGAGGAGAAGCAGACTGCCAGTCAGACATCTCTGTGTGTGGCCAGTAAGGTGGGCAGCGAGGGGAACCTCATGCAGTACGCACACGACGTGGGCGTAGACTCCCACAATGACGCGTCCTTCGCCGAGCAATACAGCGAAGAGGGGGCAGGGCCCGGGCCCGGGCCGGAGTCCCAGGACGCCCTGGGAGCCGGCTCCCCCGTCGCCTCCGTCAGCACACCCGCCGTCAGCCCTGGGGTCCCCAGCTCTGAAGTCCTGGCCTGAATCCACCGCAGCCAGGCTAGCAGAACCGCCAGAATAAAGACCACCTCCACAAGCACACGGATGCCCTCCCCACTCCCTGCACGCCCACCACCTCCCTGCAGACggcccctgcacacacacacacacgctacgcACACGACCTGCTCGCACGCCAACACATTCAAATGCCCTGACACTAAAATACCTCTCTCCACGCACCGACTCAACAGCTGACATAACTGCACCTGCCCCAAACACATGGATCTGATGGAGAGGACTGACGCAGAGTCGGACTGACACACCGTCAAAGACATTCGTCAAACCCATCCCATCCTCTCGCAGTGACAGGCTGGTGCACACAAAGAccacagcacacactgacactgctgccccaccgaccgcatatgcacacacacacacacacacacacacacacgtgtgaagTATCTTACTAATTGTTTACAGATCTTGCCTGGCCTTGTTTGAGGTAGTTTACAGACGTACGATGGCAATGAGCCCGCGTAACTGTATCTTCATTGTGTCTGTTGAAGGAGAAAGGAGAGTGATGTTGCTCAGCCTATACACTGGGAGAAATAACAGATACGGGCAATAGTAGCTAAGCCACAGCCTGCTAACGAGTGTAGATGTACAGAACTGAGACCAATGAGATAAGGAGTGCAAAGTGCAAAGACAGATCATGAAAACAGAGACAAGGAACAGGAGCATAGGCACCAGGAGAGTAGAAATGGCACAGAGGAAAGACACGGAAGGAGAATAAGAGCAGAGGCACCAGGAGCAGAACACAGCAGCTGGGACTGCGGCAAGAGGGGGAAGGAAGGAGGAAAAAGAGACAGCAGGAGATTTGTTTTAAAGTGTCTTGATCATCACCGTCTGACAGGGAGATGGGTGTTAGTGTATTTGGCATTGTATTTCTAGTTATTCTTCCATAttatgattttttatatatcatataattattatttatattcaatATGATATTCAACATGGTCTGTTGGGTTTCCAGTGTGATTCATAGTTGACTATTCATAGTTGGAGTATAAGGGTTTTTCTGTCACCACCATGCTGTTCTATGTTGTATTTTCTCTGAATTAAACAGCATATCCACTGAAGACTGACAGAATCCTCATGACTAAACACAACAGCATGTTCTGTGCCGACTACCAGATTTTATAGATCATAAGAGATTCCTGTGAATTAAAAACATCTGCATGATACTTCCTATGTATATCAACCATGTAGAATACATGCATTCTATGGCTGGGAAGTAAATACTAGTTTCTGTTCCAAGTATCCTACTTTGTGAATTTCAGTGTGTTATACGTGTACGGCGTGTGcctgcgcatgcgtgtgtgtatgcttttgggtgtgcgtgtgtgtgtgtgtgtatgagagagagataagagtgaaagagggagaaggagaagagagagatctAAAATATCTCTCTGAATGTAAAAAGATTTTGTCATTTATTGgagacattgtttgaaataaaatgtgtggttttataatttatttcaaaacTGACACGATAGTGGGGaggttttaatttaaaaaaatgtttattctggTTCAGTGATGGCCGTAGGAAATCCCTAATTTTTCTCAATTGTTTCCAGTGAATGTTAGTCGTGAGCTGGTTGTTTTAGAAAATTAGGACATAGTTGAAATATTGTCCACCCACTGGTATTTTAGTGATAGTAACTACagtgtaaatatgaaaaataaagcaCACATTGTATGAAATATCGGTAGCTATTGTCATTTAGAAATATACGACAGCGATTCATCTCCTCACATTGCTGTGAAGACGGGAAGTACAGCCATTATCCGAAGTTCAGTAACACATGGTCTCCAGCAGGGGGATTGCAGGCTCGATTACCCGCAAAAAATTGAGCAGTAactatgttttatttaaagagaCCCACTTTctgggtttttaaaaatattatttcagtgtcAGTGGTGTATGCTTTTGATTGGCCCaggtgtttttttaatgcataatgaaggatatttctatattttttgaGAAGTTTCTGACATCCTGCACTTTTTACAACGGCAGGTATTGGGCACGCACAATGGAAATGAATTACAAGTAAATACACCAATTCCAAAGCAGTAATTATAGCCTCCAGAGATTGTATGTATATtacttgattattattattatttttgttaagtTTGTTACTTTGGTTTACAGTAAtaatttttggtttgtttggctAACTTTAAATTGGCCTTCTATGCCTTCTTGGTGATATTTGTACTTTTGTATTCTGGAGATTAATTGTAATATTCTTACATTTTTAAGGTTGCCCAAGATAGGAGTTTCTGCTCATTATTTTCAGTTGGTTAATTATTTCCTAAGGTGCATGCTAACTGAGACCACTGTGCTCAAGGAAAGAAGTATGATATTAAAACTGGTAATTATGTTTATAGCTATTAAACACCATGAATTAATCTGTTTATGTGTACAGCCTCAGGAAAAGTAACATCCACCTACAAGCATAcactaaaacagaaataatatttttaaatcccaGAATGTGGGGATTTCAATTCAAGTGATTTAAACCAGACCACTGTCTGGTTTAAATCACTATAAACAGACACTGGTCTGAAAAAGCATAAGATTGGTTCAGCCTCTTATATTCATAACACTTGCATAGTCCTGCCACCCACGGGATAGGACATTTAAAGTTCTCATTAAAGTATGCTGCATCTTTCACTCCTTCTCATTAAGCTCCATCCCCCCCAAAGTAATGAGATTTGTACATGACTAGATCCGTGTTACTGTCGGGGAGAGGGGAGCTGGTCAGGGCCCTGCTGGGGAAGACTGGCTGACTCTGAGGCACAAGGGGAGGGTTGTGATTGTGGAGGGGGGTGCTGTGTGtaacttcctccctctctcctcattcatttccttttttatatacAACAGAAATCCCAATAGAAAGCACAGTCAAAATGTACATAACAATATTGCTTATAATAACAGCTTCTATGAAACAGATGCAGGGGTGCAATTACAGTGGTAATGTGGTGGTTtgtctgtggggtggggggtggtgcgGTTGGTGGTGAAATGCCTTGTAGGGTGAGTTATATTGTACCTGCTTTTTGCATAAGCCACTGTAATGAAATTAAACCAATAAATCCCCTGAAATATGCACAAGTCAGACCAGCATCACTGTCTCTTATTAAGACTAAGCATGAGTGATTGGTATAAGATATCCTATAGGGGTGTTGTGCACAGGCCTGCCTATTCCGCAGTGGAGTTTGATCTCCTGCGACTCGTGAAATCCACCATGTGTCTCTGCAGCCTCTCTTCAATACACATCAAGGCCACCGGAACTCTTTTCCAGAACTGAACAGAATGAGTATTTTTGATCTTAAGAATTGGGGGTATGTAATTGGCTGGGATATAGctggaataaattacatttacttcattatttttgactgctttaataaagtaaatattatttttgacagCTGTAATGGAATTTATAATACGAGATAAGTACATGAGTGATGCAATCTGTCAGAGAGCAAGGTTGTGTTTATTCTCTTTATTATGAAACAAaacatcaaaatacaaaaaagtgaCAAAATACTCTATAAACATATCTCTTATCACGTTACTtctagaaatgaaaaaaattatgaCAATTACAATATTCAGAATTTGTCAAGCAACAGAACTGTCTACTCTCACTACAGTTTCCTTGCCATATGAGTCTAGTCTAGTTAAACTGCAACTTCACGCACATAATGCCTCTACAAAGCCTGTGCAGAGAGAACACTGGTACTGAAAGTTTTAAAATATCATACAGTGTATGGTGTGGGAAAGTAATAAATCCAGTTTGCCAAAAGCACATGGCTCTAGCAATTATGATTTACATAACAATAATCAAATGTATCAACTGCAGCACTTGTGCCCTGATGGTAGTCGGAGCTGATGATGTTGAGCTCATATAACCGAAGAATGGACAGAGTTTACATAAACAGAGCATATAACAACAATAACGACAGCTTTGGAAGCATCCCAAGTGATCCATGCTTAAATGTTTGCTGAGAATAGTAATTATCCAGTAAAATCCACACCATCTGCTTATGTTATACTAAACATTTGCAATTCATTCACTTCTTTTACTTTTGTGGAACCATGTAATTATGTATGCAGAAACATTCCGAACATAAAATACCACTCTGAAATAATAATGTACACAAAATATCCATATGTATATGAAGTAAGTGTCAACGCTACGCTGTGcgtgtccagtgtgtgtggcCCTGAATTACGTCTCCCCTGTGTCAGGTGTGTCAGCATGCTGTTCTGACACAAAGAGGTGGTGCAGGGGTGCTAGCGAGAGCTAGCGCCAAACTGCGTGAAGTAGCTGGCTGCAGGTCGGTTGGTGTAGACATTCTGGTCCAGGTACTGCTGACtgatggggagagagaaaggaagagagaagggGTGTCAGTAAGTTTACATGCATAATACGAAGCTTGAATTCatgaacagtgtgtgtatgtgtgtgtgtgtgtgtgtgtgtgtgtgtgtgtgtgtgtgtgtgagaatataCATACTGTGTCAGTTGCTCTCTGGCCAGCTGCATGTTGTATCTGTCCATCT
Above is a genomic segment from Conger conger chromosome 10, fConCon1.1, whole genome shotgun sequence containing:
- the l1cama gene encoding neural cell adhesion molecule L1.2 isoform X1, coding for MHSKQCQRDGSRGRCVPLPPLLLSLLLLSLALGPGRAVIHFPPNYEMPEILQPPMISGQPLPTLAYYADDVTLTCEASGFPTPTFRWVKDGLEFDPSKDPALSVTPGSGTFSVTSSYSTISEYQGNYSCYASNTLGTSISNQVQLITENIPILQKEKLISKKVTEGESAVLTCNPPYSSEPPLIHWMDNRLRHIKQSDRVIQGRDGNLYFSNVILDDSRSDYSCHAQYITARTILPKEPVVLTVSPSNTVVRNRKPHMVRPPGSRSFYLALKGRPFELECIPHGLPTPSIQWVRKDAELSETRTSIQSFDRVLHFSNMSEADGGEYQCLARNSLGMAAHTYTIKVEAAPYWTQRPESDLYMPEDTVNLVCEAEGNPPPNVTWSMNGTPLSDVDPDPRRSVQGGTLILKDVKLSDTAVFQCEASNSHGSILVNVYVYVLEVPPQILTDDIQTYRVTEGQTASLDCKTFGSPKPKLKWDSDPTTMMSDPRVSLLNTGALQITNVTHDDSGSFTCSVQDTDLSISALLEVLNRTMIVTPPQALRVQRGHDAVLNCQALVDANLDPPMFQWRMDRQKLFPSLTEEKYTFKDHTLTVNDVQRDDAGDYSCEVMTSLDSVEATGSITVIDQPDPPSALDLLEKHDRSVLLSWTPGEDNDSPIQEIVVELEEQMFGAGKWEEAMQVAGDVDKAEVTLRPFGTYHFRVVAVNEVGRSHPSEVSEAHTTPPAAPESNPKGVQSKSTEPDELVITWEEMEKKDFFGSEFQYKVMWRKAGSHQDSQWEHRMAITPPLTVSNAGAFTAYQIKVQAINEKGDGPEPSPVIGHSGEDFPLEPPMDVGVILLNSTTVRVKWAPIDQESVRGRLHGYTVHLYKGHTGRGRRGEDETILVVQTRPNEETKLLEGLQPFSPYRVTVAVFNSKGEGPHSDPLAFYTLEGVPSKPTSLRLDSPSEREMTLHWTPPAQVNGILTGYQLQYHEIGEGRDNHHVVKIDPTASHFSVGDLDPHSHYVFSLRGSTSAGEGDAIVKEGATLLEGVPPTNINTSIGEMSVNVSWVAGARYRNAVFHIFHKKVGDAEWIDSVELNTTQSVYELQNLDPGSEYQLHFVFNESKFWEVKIVTNGENKDGGKWRPSRGFATEGWFIGVISALVLLLLVLLILCSVKRSKGGKYSVKDKEAGQVDSEARPMKDDTFGEYRSLESDNEEKQTASQTSLCVASKVGSEGNLMQYAHDVGVDSHNDASFAEQYSEEGAGPGPGPESQDALGAGSPVASVSTPAVSPGVPSSEVLA